GGTAGCGAGCGACCTGTCCGATCGGACAGGTCGGCCATCGTCCCGACGTCGAATCCCCATGGCAGTTCCAGCCGATGGCGGGCCAACGTGTCCGCGTCCGCGAGGATGTCGAGGATCGCGCCGTCGGCGACCACCCGTCCCTCGTCGATGATCACGGCCCGGTCGCACAGTTGCGCCGCATAGGGCAGGTCGTGGGTCACCACGAGCATGGTCGTGTGGAGAGTCAGCAGGGTCTCGGCCAGTTCGCGGCGCGCCACGGGGTCGAGGTTGGCCGACGGCTCGTCGAGCACCAGGATGTCGGGTCGGCAGGCCAGGACGGTGGCCAACGCGCCCCGCCGGCGTTGCCCGCCGGAGAGGTGATGCGGACTGCGTTGGGCGTGTTCGGTCATCCCTACCGCGGCCAACGCTTCCCCGACGCGTTCGGCGAGTTCGGGGCTGCCGACCCCGAAGTTGGCCGGTCCGAACGCGACATCCTCCGCGAGGGTCGGCATGAAGAGCTGATCGTCGGGGTCCTGGAAGACCAGTCCCACCTGCCGCCGCACCTGACGCAGCGAGTCCTTGGCGACGGGCGTGCCGTGGATCCGGACCTGTCCCCCGGTCGGCAGCAACACGCCGTTGAGGTGCAACATCAGCGTGGTCTTGCCGGCGCCGTTGGGCCCGAGCAATGCCACCCGCTCACCCGGGCGGATCGAGAGGTCGACACCGTCGAGCGCGAGATGCCCGTCCGGATAGGTGAATCGCAGATCGCGTGCCTCGACGGCCCACTCCCCCGATGTGTCGTGATCGCATCGCGTCTGATCTGTCATCTTGTCCCCCAGGCGATCACGGCGACCATGACGGCCACCAGAGCGGGCAGTGCGACGGTCACCCATTGACCGGCGGTGGCGCGCGGGGCCGTCGCCACACCGGGCATCTCCGGTACCGACCCGGTGAAGCCTCGCGACATCATCGCCAGGTGCACGCGTTCCCCACGTTCGTAGGAGCGGAGGAAGAGGGCGCCGACACCCTTGGCGATCGCACTCGCCTGGTGCAGCATCCGAGGTGAGTCACCGCGAGCCAGCCGTGCGATGTGCATCCGCTTGATCTCGGCGGAGAGCAGATCGGTGTACCGCAGCATCATCACGATGACCGGGCTGAGTGTCCCGGGCATGCCCAGGCGAGTCAACGCCAGCGGGAGCTCGCGGGCCGGGGTGGTCGCGGCGAAGGTGAGCGACGCGGCGACGCCCAATGTGCCCTTGATGACGATGCCCCACGCCGCGTACAGGCCGGCGACCGACAACGAGAGTCCCGCGACGTCGATCCGCTGTCCGCCTTCGGCGAAGGGCAGCAGCACGGCGAGGACCACGAACGGGGCCTCGATGAGCATCCGCGGGAGTATCCATCGGACTCCGATGCCACCGCATCGCCACACCACGAACAGGATCGCGGCGTAGACCGCGTAGGGCCAGAACATCTCCCGGGGGGTGGCGACGACCGCGAAGACGAAGACGACCAGGCAGACCAGCTTCACCTCGGTCGGAGCCCGGTGCACCACCGAGTCGCCCGCACGATAGAGCGGATGGGCATGGCCGACACCCATGGTGCTCAGCGTCCGCCGTCGGCGCTCGACGTCGAGCGGGCGGAGCGACGCGAGGCGATCAGCCAGAACAGGCCCACCGCGACAGCGAGGGTGACGAGCACACCGATGACGCCGGCGATGCCGTTGGTGTAGCCGATCCCACGGACGGAGTAGTCGGCCAGCGGCGACGACGCCATCGCATGGTCGGTCGCGTGCTGGGCGATGCAGTTGCCGCTCAACTCCTCGGCGCCGTTGACCTCGACCGTCTCGCACCCGCGCAGCGTCGCCGAGTCCAGCCCGTCGGGCGACGAGCTGGCCGCATACGAGACGATGCCGGCGATCAGAAGCGCGGCCACGGCGAAGGCCGCCAAGAAGGTACGCCGACTGACGCGCCGCGGATGGCTGGTGGTGGTCATGCCGGGACTCCGATCGGATCGTGGCTGGTGCGGGCCTGGGTGCGCAGCAGGTACACCAGGTCGGGGCGCGCCCGCGCGACGGCCATCACCGTCACCGCCGTGATGAGCCCTTCGCCGATCCCGATCAGGGCATGTGTGCCCCACATGTAGGCGGCGACGGTGCCGAGCGATTCGGCAGCCGCACCCCCGAGTGCATACTCGACCACGAATCCCGTTGCTGCAGCTACTGTTCCGCACAGCGCAGCGAGGAATGCCACGACTCCGAGTCGGCCCACCGACGCCGATCGCCGCCCGATCAGGCGGTAGGCCGCAACCGCGACCAGGTAGCCGACGAAGGTCGAGATCAGCGCCATGTTGGTGATGTTCGCCCCGAGGGCGGTCACGCCGCCGTCGGCGAACAGCAACGCCTGGACGACCAGCACGATCGCGATGCACAGCGCGCCGGTGTACGGGCCGACCAGAATGGCGGCCAGGGCGCCCCCGAGCAGGTGGCCGCTGACGCCGGGCAGGATCGGGAAGTTGATCATCTGGACTGCGAAGATGAACGCCGCGACCAGGCCGGCCATCGGGACCGTCTTCTCGTCGAGATCGGTACGGGCGCGCCAGACGCAGAACGCCAGGCCGGCGAGGGCGATCACCCCGAACAGCGCGGAGACCGGCGCGTTGATGATGCCGTCGCTCATGTGCATCGCGACGGTCGTGGTGGTGGGTGTCAACGTGGACATGAGGCGACGTTAAGACCACCGCGGTCATCTGTCCACCTATTCAGATGTTTACGTGAACAGACTGTCCGAAGGGGCAGGTGGGACACCACCCTTAGGTGTGCCCGGCGCCCATCCAGTGCAGCAGACGGTGGACGGTGTCATCGTCGAGTCGATAACTCACCGACCGCCCGACCCGGGTGGAACTGACCCACCCCTGGTGCCGGAGCACACGGAGCGCTTGGGAGACAGCCGTTTCGGTCCGACCGACAGCGGCGGCTAGGTCCCCGACGATGATGCCGGGATGTCGGTGCAGGACCACGAGGATCGCCAGGCGATGCGGGTCCGACAGGAGATCGAAACGCGTGGCCCACTCGGCGATGTCCACGTCCGCATGCGCGGACCCGTCGGTCCCGCTACCGCCTCGCGACTCGTGGTGAACGTGCTCGGTGGCCATCGTCAGCCACCCACCCGCTCGATCTCGCCACCGAGGCTGCGCAGATTCTCCACGAAATGCGGGTAACCGCGATCGATGTGCTCGACGTCGTGCACCTCGGTCACCCCGTCGGCGACGAGTCCGGCGAGCACCAATCCCGCGCCGGCGCGGATGTCGGAGCACCACACGGGCGCACTGGACAGGCGCTCGATCCCGCGGAGCACGGCGTGATGTCCGTCGGTGCGCGCATCGGCACCGAGCCGGACCATCTCCTCGACGAACCGGAACCGCGCCTCGAAGACGTTCTCGGTGATCACCGACATCCCCTCGGCGATGGCGGCCATGCCGATCGCCATCGGCTGCAGGTCGGTGGGGAATCCGGGGAACGGCAACGTCGACACGTTGACGGCGATCGGTCGACGGTCCTGGCGTACCCGGAAGCCGTCGGCGAACCGGTCGACCTGCGCACCCGCGTCACCGAGCTTGTTGAGCACCAGCTGCAGGTGTTCGGGGAGCACACCGCGCACGGTGACGTCGCCGCGCGTCATCACCGCGGCGATCCCCCACGTCGCGCCGACGATGCGGTCGCCGACGACGCGGTGCGTGGTGGGATGCAGCCGGTCCACTCCGCGCACGGTCAACGTCGAGGTGCCGGCACCGTCGATCTGCGCACCCATCTGCTGGAGCATGACGCACAGATCGACGATCTCGGGTTCACGGGCTGCGTTGTCGATCGTGGTCTCGCCGTCGGCGAGCACGGCGGCCATCAAGATGTTCTCGGTCGCACCGACCGACGGGAACTCCAACGCCACGGGCGCCCCGATCAGCGAATCCGCCTCGGCGACCACGCATCCGTGCTCGATCGAACTGTGCGCGCCCAGCGCACGCAGGCCGGCCTGGTGCATGTCCAGCGGACGGGACCCGATGGCGTCGCCGCCCGGCAGCGCGACGACGGCACGGTGGCAGCGCGCCATCAGCGGCCCGAGCACGCACACCGACGCGCGGAACTGCTTCACCGCATCGAAATCGGCGTGGTACTTGGGCTCGGCCGGCGCCTCGATCCGCACGGTCTCACCGTCGATCGTCACGACGGCGCCGAGGCCGCGCAGCACGTCGGCCATCAGCGGGACGTCGGCGATCTCCGGTGCGTTGGTCAACGTGGTCGTGCCCTCGGCGAGCAGCGATGCCGCCATCAGCTTCAGCACGCTGTTCTTGGCACCACCCACGGAGACCTCACCGGTCAGGCGGGCTCCACCGGAGACCAGAAAGCGATCACTCACGCTGCCACCTTAGCTGTCGGCCCCGCGATCATCGGCGTTGCTCGGCCGCACTGCCACCCGCACCTCGGCTCGTCCGGCTCGCGGGCGGCCGACGGCGCTCGCCACCCGGCACCCACTTCACGTCGCCGTCGCCGTGCGGGGGCCGGTTGGCCACCCGGGACAGGATGAACAGCAGATCCGACAACCGGTTCAGGTAGCGCGCGGGCAGCACACTGGTGCGCTCGGGATCGGCCTCCACCGCAGCCCACGCCGAGCGCTCGGCCCTGCGGGTGACCGTGCGGGCGTGGTGCAGCAGTGCGCTGAGCGGACTGCCGCCGGGGAGGATGAACGAGTCCAGGTTCGGTAACCCCTCGCCGAAACCGTCGCACCACGTCTCCAGCGCGTCGATGTAGTCCTGTTCGACCCGCAGCGGGGGGTATTCGGGATCCGCGACCACCGGGGTGGCGAGGTCGGCGCCCGCGTCAAACAGATCGTTCTGCACGATCTGCAGGACCTCGGCGATGTCGTCCGGGACGTCGCCGCCGAGCGCCAGGGCCGTCCCGATCACCGCGTTCGCCTCGTCGCAGTCGGCGTAGGCCGCCACCCGCACATCGGTCTTGGCGACCCGGGAGAAGTCGCTGAGTCCTGTCGTGCCGTCGTCGCCCGTGCGCGTGTAGATGCGCGTGAGATGTACCGCCATGTCCTGAATCTACTTCCCGGTCAGGCCGCGACGATCGTCGACCTGCTGTCGTCAGGCGCTGCGCCGACGCTGCGATCGATGGGATTGTCGGGATTCGAGCCACGATTGGAACGCGGTGTCGGCGCCCGGCGCCATCGCGAGTTCGTAGGCGCGGCCGGCGTCGTCGGCGCCCGGCTCGAGTTCCATGATGATCATGCCCTCGAGGATGTCCGCCTCGGTGCCCTCGGGGCGACGGCGACGACTGATCTCGATCGACTGCCGGGTCAGGGTGCGTGTGGGTCCCGGGCGCAGCGAACTCAGCCGGAAGTAGCGCAGTGTCTCGTCGCCGTAGTGCACAGTCCCATGGCGCCAGCCCTCGTCGGCGGCGGCGGGGAGCTCGCGCAACAGCACCGGGGTACCCGCCTTGCGCAACTGCGCCAGCCGATAGGCCAGGAGGGCACAGACGAGCACGGCGACGACCAGCATGATGCCGAGCAGCAACGAGATCGACGACAACACCAGGCGCACACCTCCCGCCGGCGGCCGCGCGTGGGCTGAATGCGATGCGTTGGTTCACACACCGTGGCGAGTCGAGCGACTCGGTGCGCGGCCGTACCTGACACCAGCATGCCAGACACAGCACGGCGGCCGGCCATCGCAGTGTTGCGATGACCGGCCGCCGTCTGATCTGACCGCCTGTGGCCGCATGTCGCGACCCGCGGGTTGGGCTACTTGGCCGCGTGCTCCGCCGCCGCCAGGCGCGAATGCGCACGGTTGTACTCTTCGCTACCCGGCTCTGCTGCCTCCAGGGCTGCGCGCTCGGCCGCCGCGTCGATACCGTCGGCCCACTGGGCCGACTCGGCGAGCACCGTCACCGATTCGCCGGTGACCGACAGGAAACCGCCCTGCACGGCCGCCGACAGGCGCTTTCCGCCCTCTTCGACGATGACGACGAAGCCACCGGCGACGAGCTGGCCGAGCAACGGCTCGTGATTGGCCAGCACGCCGAGTTCACCAGAGGTGGTCTGCGCGATGACGAAGGTGGCCTCACCCGAGTACAACTTCTCGTCGGCGGCGACGACCTCGACGTGAAAGGACTTCTCAGCCATGACGATCCGCTACTTTCCGCTGATCTTGGCGGCCGCAGCCTCCACGTCGTCGAGTCCACCGCAGCTGTTGAAGGCCTGCTCCGGCAGGTGATCGAACTCACCCTTGGCGACCCGGTCGAATGCCTCGATCGTGTCCGCGAGCGGCACGACCGAACCCTTCTGGCCGGTGAACTTCTCGGCGACCAGGAAGTTCTGGCCGAGGAACTTCTGGATGCGACGTGCGCGCTGCACCGTCACCTTGTCCTCTTCGGAGAGCTCGTCCATACCGAGGATGGCGATGATGTCCTGGAGTTCCTTGTACTTCTGCAGGATCCGCTTGACCTCGTTGGCGACGCGGAAGTGCTCGTCGCCGACGATCGAGGCCTCCAGGATGCGCGAGGTCGACGTCAGCGGATCCACGGCCGGGTAGATGCCCAGCTGCGAGATCGGACGCGAGAGCTCGGTGGTCGCATCGAGGTGCGCGAAGGTGGTCGCCGGTGCAGGGTCGGTGTAGTCGTCGGCAGGGACGTAGATCGCCTGCAGCGAGGTGATCGAGCGACCCTTGGTCGAGGTGATGCGCTCCTGGAGCTCACCCATCTCGTCGGCCAGCGTCGGCTGGTAGCCCACGGCGGACGGCATACGACCGAGCAGGGTCGACACCTCCGAACCGGCCTGGGTGAACCGGAAGATGTTGTCGATGAACAGCAGCACGTCCTGGTGCTTCACATCGCGGAAGTACTCCGCCATGGTCAGCGCCGACAGCGCCACGCGCATACGCGTGCCCGGCGGCTCGTCCATCTGACCGAACACCAACGCGGTGTCCTGCAGAACGCCCATCTCCTCCATCTCGAGGTGGAGGTCGGTGCCCTCACGGGTGCGCTCACCGACGCCGGCGAACACCGACGTGCCGGAGAACTCACGGGCGATACGGGTGATCATCTCCTGGATGAGCACGGTCTTGCCCACACCGGCGCCACCGAAGAGGCCGATCTTGCCGCCCTTCACATACGGGGTCAGCAGGTCGATGACCTTGATGCCCGTCTCCAGGATCTCGGTCTTGCCCTCGAGCTCGTCGAACGGCGGCGGCTTGCGGTGGATGCTCCACTCTTCACCGTCGCGACCGAGGCCGGGGGTGTCGAGGCAGTCGCCGAGGGCGTTGAACACGTGGCCCTTCACGACGTCGCCGACGGGCACGACGATCGAACGGCCGGTGTCGGAGACGGTCGCACCGCGGACCAGGCCGTCGGTGGGCTGCATCGAGATGGTGCGCACCAGGTTGTCGCCGAGGTGCTGCGCGACCTCGAGCGTCAGGGTCTTGGCCACCGCGTCGAGAGTGATCTCGGCGTGCAGCGCGTTGAAGAGTTCTGGGATCGAACCCCGCGGGAATTCGACGTCGACGACGGGGCCGATGATGCGGACGACACGGCCGTCGGCCGAACCCGTCGAGGCATCCGAGGGTGTGGTTACTGCTGCGGTCATTGTGGTTGGGTCACTTCCTCTTGGGTCGATAGGTCACTTGGCCAGGGCGCTCGAACCGCCGACGATCTCGCTGATCTCCTGGGTGATCTGCGCCTGCCGGAGCTGATTGGCCTCGCGGGACAGCGAGGTCGCCAGCTCTTCGGCGTTGTCGGTGGCCGCCTTCATGGCGGTCCGTCGGGCCGCCGACTCCGACGCCGCGGAATCGAGCAACGCCGCGTAGACGCGGGTCGCGAGATACTGCGGCAGGAGCGCCTCCAGCAGGGCCTCCGGCCCCGGCTCGAAGGAGTAGTTGCGCGAGGACGAATGGATCTCGGCCTCTTCGGGATCGTCGTCCTCGGTCACCACGAGCGGGGCGATCCGACGGACCTCCGGCAGCTGGGTGAGCATGGAGACGAACTTGGTGTAGACGAGGTGGAGTTCGTCGACGCCCTCCAGGGTGCCTTCCCCGTCCGGCCGCTCCACCTGCTCGCCCGATCCGGCGAGGAAAAGATCGACCAGGAAGTTCGACGCGTTGCTGGCGTCGGAGTAATCCGGCGACTGGGAGAACCCGGTCCACGAATCGGCGACGGAGGTGTCGCGGAACGAGAAGTACCCGACACCCTTCTGCCCCATCACGAACAGCACCGGCTCCTTGCCCTCGTCGCGCAGCAGCGCGATGAGTTCACGGGTCGCCCGCAACACGTTCGAGTTGTAACCACCGCACATACCGCGGTCGCTGGTGACCACCAGGACCCCGGCACGCTTGGGCTGCTCCCGCTCGACGAGCAGCGGGTGATCGAGCGAGCCGGAGTTGCTCGCCAGTTCGGAGAGCACCTCGGTCATCTCGTGCGCGTACGGTTTGGCGGCGACGACGCGGGCCTGGGCCTTGGTGATCCGCGAGGTCGCGATCAGTTCCTGGGCCTTGGTGATCTTCTTCGTCGAGTTCACCGACCGGATGCGTGAGCGCAGCTCACGAATGCTGGCCATGCGTCCTCACCCCTTCCTTCGGACGATATGCGGACGACGCGATCACGACTTGCGGACCGTGATCTGCTCGTGCGTGACGTCCTCGGAGTCCATGGCCTTGGTCTCGGCCTCGTTCACCACACGCTTACCGTCGTGCGTCAGGTAGCTGTTCTTGAACTTGTTGGTCTCGTCGACCAGTGCCTCGGCCTGGTCGTCGGTCAGCACCTTGCCGCCGGCGATCGAGTCGTAGACGCCCTTGGCCTCGTGGTGCAGATGGCTGAGCAGCTGGGTCTCGAAGTTGCGCACGTCGTCGACCGGAACCGAGTCGTAGTGGCCCTCACCGCAGAGGTAGATGGACACGATCTCGTCCTCGACCGAGTACGGCGAGTACTGATCCTGCTTGAGCATCTCCACCCAGCGGGCGCCGCGCTCGAGCTGCGCCTTGGACGCGTCGTCGAGGTCGGAGGCGAAGGCGGAGAACGCCTCGAGCTCACGGAACTGGGCGAGCTCCAGACGCAGCGAGCCGGACACCTTCTTCAGGCCCTTGGTCTGGGCAGCACCACCGACGCGCGACACCGAGGTACCGACGTTGATGGCCGGGCGGACACCCTTGTTGAAGAGGTCCGACTCCAGGAACACCTGACCGTCGGTGATCGAGATGACGTTGGTCGGGATGAACGCCGAGACGTCGTTGGCCTTGGTCTCGATGATCGGCAGACCGGTCATCGATCCGCCACCCATCTCGTCGGACAGCTTCGCGCAACGCTCCAGCAGACGGGAGTGCAGGTAGAAGACGTCGCCGGGGTAGGCCTCGCGGCCCGGCGGGCGACGCAGCAGCAGCGAGATCGCGCGGTAGGCCTCGGCCTGCTTGGTGAGGTCGTCGAACACGATGAGGACGTGCTTGCCCTCGTACATCCAGTGCTGGCCGATCGCCGAGCCGGTGTACGGGGCCAGCCACTTGAAGCCGGCGGAGTCGGAGGCGGGCGCCGCGACGATGGTGGTGTACTCCATCGCGCCGGCCTCTTCGA
This sequence is a window from Gordonia insulae. Protein-coding genes within it:
- a CDS encoding F0F1 ATP synthase subunit epsilon; the protein is MAEKSFHVEVVAADEKLYSGEATFVIAQTTSGELGVLANHEPLLGQLVAGGFVVIVEEGGKRLSAAVQGGFLSVTGESVTVLAESAQWADGIDAAAERAALEAAEPGSEEYNRAHSRLAAAEHAAK
- the cbiQ gene encoding cobalt ECF transporter T component CbiQ; the encoded protein is MGVGHAHPLYRAGDSVVHRAPTEVKLVCLVVFVFAVVATPREMFWPYAVYAAILFVVWRCGGIGVRWILPRMLIEAPFVVLAVLLPFAEGGQRIDVAGLSLSVAGLYAAWGIVIKGTLGVAASLTFAATTPARELPLALTRLGMPGTLSPVIVMMLRYTDLLSAEIKRMHIARLARGDSPRMLHQASAIAKGVGALFLRSYERGERVHLAMMSRGFTGSVPEMPGVATAPRATAGQWVTVALPALVAVMVAVIAWGTR
- a CDS encoding F0F1 ATP synthase subunit gamma, which codes for MASIRELRSRIRSVNSTKKITKAQELIATSRITKAQARVVAAKPYAHEMTEVLSELASNSGSLDHPLLVEREQPKRAGVLVVTSDRGMCGGYNSNVLRATRELIALLRDEGKEPVLFVMGQKGVGYFSFRDTSVADSWTGFSQSPDYSDASNASNFLVDLFLAGSGEQVERPDGEGTLEGVDELHLVYTKFVSMLTQLPEVRRIAPLVVTEDDDPEEAEIHSSSRNYSFEPGPEALLEALLPQYLATRVYAALLDSAASESAARRTAMKAATDNAEELATSLSREANQLRQAQITQEISEIVGGSSALAK
- the atpD gene encoding F0F1 ATP synthase subunit beta, which translates into the protein MTAAVTTPSDASTGSADGRVVRIIGPVVDVEFPRGSIPELFNALHAEITLDAVAKTLTLEVAQHLGDNLVRTISMQPTDGLVRGATVSDTGRSIVVPVGDVVKGHVFNALGDCLDTPGLGRDGEEWSIHRKPPPFDELEGKTEILETGIKVIDLLTPYVKGGKIGLFGGAGVGKTVLIQEMITRIAREFSGTSVFAGVGERTREGTDLHLEMEEMGVLQDTALVFGQMDEPPGTRMRVALSALTMAEYFRDVKHQDVLLFIDNIFRFTQAGSEVSTLLGRMPSAVGYQPTLADEMGELQERITSTKGRSITSLQAIYVPADDYTDPAPATTFAHLDATTELSRPISQLGIYPAVDPLTSTSRILEASIVGDEHFRVANEVKRILQKYKELQDIIAILGMDELSEEDKVTVQRARRIQKFLGQNFLVAEKFTGQKGSVVPLADTIEAFDRVAKGEFDHLPEQAFNSCGGLDDVEAAAAKISGK
- the murA gene encoding UDP-N-acetylglucosamine 1-carboxyvinyltransferase; this encodes MSDRFLVSGGARLTGEVSVGGAKNSVLKLMAASLLAEGTTTLTNAPEIADVPLMADVLRGLGAVVTIDGETVRIEAPAEPKYHADFDAVKQFRASVCVLGPLMARCHRAVVALPGGDAIGSRPLDMHQAGLRALGAHSSIEHGCVVAEADSLIGAPVALEFPSVGATENILMAAVLADGETTIDNAAREPEIVDLCVMLQQMGAQIDGAGTSTLTVRGVDRLHPTTHRVVGDRIVGATWGIAAVMTRGDVTVRGVLPEHLQLVLNKLGDAGAQVDRFADGFRVRQDRRPIAVNVSTLPFPGFPTDLQPMAIGMAAIAEGMSVITENVFEARFRFVEEMVRLGADARTDGHHAVLRGIERLSSAPVWCSDIRAGAGLVLAGLVADGVTEVHDVEHIDRGYPHFVENLRSLGGEIERVGG
- a CDS encoding cob(I)yrinic acid a,c-diamide adenosyltransferase; this translates as MAVHLTRIYTRTGDDGTTGLSDFSRVAKTDVRVAAYADCDEANAVIGTALALGGDVPDDIAEVLQIVQNDLFDAGADLATPVVADPEYPPLRVEQDYIDALETWCDGFGEGLPNLDSFILPGGSPLSALLHHARTVTRRAERSAWAAVEADPERTSVLPARYLNRLSDLLFILSRVANRPPHGDGDVKWVPGGERRRPPASRTSRGAGGSAAEQRR
- a CDS encoding energy-coupling factor ABC transporter permease; its protein translation is MSTLTPTTTTVAMHMSDGIINAPVSALFGVIALAGLAFCVWRARTDLDEKTVPMAGLVAAFIFAVQMINFPILPGVSGHLLGGALAAILVGPYTGALCIAIVLVVQALLFADGGVTALGANITNMALISTFVGYLVAVAAYRLIGRRSASVGRLGVVAFLAALCGTVAAATGFVVEYALGGAAAESLGTVAAYMWGTHALIGIGEGLITAVTVMAVARARPDLVYLLRTQARTSHDPIGVPA
- the atpA gene encoding F0F1 ATP synthase subunit alpha; this encodes MAELTISPDEIKGAIEQYVSSFEADASRDEVGIVTDTSDGIAHVSGLPGAMANELLQFDGGVLGVALNLDEDEIGCVILGDYESLEEGQQVSRTGEVLSVPVGDKFLGRVVDPLGKPIDGLGDIESEAERVLELQAASVLERQPVEESLATGIKAIDAMTAIGRGQRQLVIGDRKTGKTAVCIDAILNQKANWESGDESKQVRCIYVAIGQKGSTIAGVKTALEEAGAMEYTTIVAAPASDSAGFKWLAPYTGSAIGQHWMYEGKHVLIVFDDLTKQAEAYRAISLLLRRPPGREAYPGDVFYLHSRLLERCAKLSDEMGGGSMTGLPIIETKANDVSAFIPTNVISITDGQVFLESDLFNKGVRPAINVGTSVSRVGGAAQTKGLKKVSGSLRLELAQFRELEAFSAFASDLDDASKAQLERGARWVEMLKQDQYSPYSVEDEIVSIYLCGEGHYDSVPVDDVRNFETQLLSHLHHEAKGVYDSIAGGKVLTDDQAEALVDETNKFKNSYLTHDGKRVVNEAETKAMDSEDVTHEQITVRKS
- a CDS encoding energy-coupling factor ABC transporter ATP-binding protein, which gives rise to MTDQTRCDHDTSGEWAVEARDLRFTYPDGHLALDGVDLSIRPGERVALLGPNGAGKTTLMLHLNGVLLPTGGQVRIHGTPVAKDSLRQVRRQVGLVFQDPDDQLFMPTLAEDVAFGPANFGVGSPELAERVGEALAAVGMTEHAQRSPHHLSGGQRRRGALATVLACRPDILVLDEPSANLDPVARRELAETLLTLHTTMLVVTHDLPYAAQLCDRAVIIDEGRVVADGAILDILADADTLARHRLELPWGFDVGTMADLSDRTGRSLPTG
- a CDS encoding ArsR/SmtB family transcription factor; this translates as MATEHVHHESRGGSGTDGSAHADVDIAEWATRFDLLSDPHRLAILVVLHRHPGIIVGDLAAAVGRTETAVSQALRVLRHQGWVSSTRVGRSVSYRLDDDTVHRLLHWMGAGHT
- a CDS encoding PDGLE domain-containing protein, with product MTTTSHPRRVSRRTFLAAFAVAALLIAGIVSYAASSSPDGLDSATLRGCETVEVNGAEELSGNCIAQHATDHAMASSPLADYSVRGIGYTNGIAGVIGVLVTLAVAVGLFWLIASRRSARSTSSADGGR
- a CDS encoding DUF2550 domain-containing protein, which codes for MSSISLLLGIMLVVAVLVCALLAYRLAQLRKAGTPVLLRELPAAADEGWRHGTVHYGDETLRYFRLSSLRPGPTRTLTRQSIEISRRRRPEGTEADILEGMIIMELEPGADDAGRAYELAMAPGADTAFQSWLESRQSHRSQRRRSA